Proteins encoded together in one Candidatus Nitrosocaldus cavascurensis window:
- a CDS encoding PUA domain-containing protein, with protein sequence MLDPKRKLTYTIDMLFGKDASLALPLHRLEFTFSKRTGKVKHVMLDGMLLCTFRSDGGVALTVDGARILAKSSAFREHCVTINNDAARYVAEGRSVFCKHVVWYGSRIDVGSEVAVLNEAGEVIAVGRAVIPSSLLKHLKQGVAVKVREGSKASRP encoded by the coding sequence ATGTTAGATCCTAAGAGGAAGCTTACATACACCATAGACATGCTGTTTGGCAAGGATGCATCCCTAGCCTTACCATTGCATAGGCTTGAGTTCACATTCTCTAAGCGTACTGGTAAGGTAAAGCATGTAATGCTTGATGGAATGTTGCTATGCACATTCAGGAGTGATGGAGGAGTAGCGTTGACCGTTGATGGTGCAAGGATCCTTGCAAAGAGCAGTGCATTCAGGGAGCATTGTGTTACTATAAACAATGATGCTGCAAGGTATGTTGCTGAAGGTAGATCTGTATTCTGTAAGCATGTTGTATGGTATGGGAGTAGGATAGATGTTGGTAGCGAGGTTGCTGTACTCAACGAGGCTGGGGAGGTAATAGCAGTAGGTAGAGCAGTGATACCATCAAGCCTACTCAAGCACCTCAAGCAGGGAGTTGCAGTGAAGGTTAGAGAAGGTAGTAAGGCAAGTAGACCATAG
- the cyoE gene encoding heme o synthase, with the protein MLKSGVGYGVRNYWEVTKPKIWYLLVFTALASAVIASRISGVDADIATWILLLASVTAGSAGANTVSSYIDRDIDALMERTKHRPIPSKRIDAKHALYYGLILIAIAMVTAGMINPYALMLMAFGIFDYVVVYSKLLKRRSSVNIVLGGFSGGVPALIGYVSITLAYIEVGIMLALLVFLWIPMHIWSLALRLREDYSRANVPMLPVVTSTSTSTRIIAATTLLMVAFSIGLAYTGYFKYLYLIVAGVSGVIVTAMSIQLLLRPDEDKAWRLFKFSSPYLTVLFIAMMVDVLI; encoded by the coding sequence TTGCTTAAGAGTGGGGTAGGATATGGTGTAAGGAACTACTGGGAGGTAACAAAGCCCAAGATATGGTACCTGCTAGTCTTCACAGCGTTGGCATCTGCAGTTATAGCATCAAGGATAAGTGGTGTAGATGCCGATATAGCAACATGGATACTGCTTCTAGCATCTGTAACTGCAGGCTCTGCAGGTGCAAATACTGTATCCAGCTACATCGATAGGGATATAGATGCATTGATGGAGAGGACAAAGCATAGACCAATTCCAAGCAAGAGGATAGATGCTAAACATGCACTATACTATGGACTCATTCTAATAGCAATAGCAATGGTAACAGCAGGTATGATAAATCCATATGCTCTTATGTTAATGGCATTTGGTATATTCGATTATGTTGTAGTTTACAGCAAGTTACTGAAGAGGAGGAGCAGTGTAAATATAGTGCTTGGAGGCTTCTCTGGAGGAGTGCCAGCACTGATAGGCTATGTATCAATAACGCTAGCATATATAGAGGTTGGTATAATGCTTGCTTTACTGGTCTTCCTATGGATACCCATGCATATATGGAGCCTAGCGCTAAGGCTGAGAGAGGATTATAGTAGGGCAAATGTACCCATGCTCCCAGTTGTTACAAGTACAAGTACATCAACAAGGATCATCGCTGCTACAACACTGCTCATGGTAGCATTCAGCATTGGATTAGCATATACAGGGTACTTTAAGTACCTCTACCTTATAGTAGCAGGGGTGAGTGGAGTTATAGTAACTGCTATGAGCATACAACTACTCCTTAGACCAGATGAGGATAAGGCATGGAGGCTCTTCAAGTTCTCAAGTCCTTATCTTACAGTACTATTCATAGCAATGATGGTTGATGTACTTATATAA
- a CDS encoding phosphate signaling complex PhoU family protein yields the protein MREGETRKVQVTGKSSYIVSIPKRWVEELGLKPKDEVMIVRQGISSIQIMPKRIIKQQQRDATIHVGSKSSVDSVLRDIISLYLLGYNIINIRAEQGRLAPELKKVVKESARRLLMGTEVTADSMDNITIQVLLNVMELSIDHALKRMLLLTKSMLKEALVALNEANAELAREVIAGDDEVDRFSFYIVRQLNIAVENEYLLADMGLSKLNHCLDYRLVVKSIERIADHATSIAQQALDNGERIDEETMNRMMSISNEILNVLDESCLALFKMDAYGAKDAIAKAKSIIEREKDLMDGFRYGSDRALYKVRFIADNIRRIAEYVSDIGELVLNMTIEQILTKR from the coding sequence ATGAGGGAAGGAGAGACAAGGAAGGTACAGGTAACTGGCAAGTCATCCTATATAGTATCTATACCCAAGCGTTGGGTTGAGGAGCTTGGACTTAAGCCCAAGGATGAGGTCATGATAGTAAGGCAAGGTATCTCATCCATACAGATAATGCCTAAGCGGATCATAAAGCAGCAGCAGAGGGATGCTACAATACATGTAGGTAGTAAGAGCAGTGTAGATAGCGTGTTAAGGGATATAATCTCGCTCTACCTGCTAGGCTATAACATAATAAACATAAGGGCTGAGCAAGGCAGGCTTGCACCAGAACTCAAGAAGGTTGTGAAGGAATCAGCAAGGAGGCTGCTCATGGGTACTGAGGTTACAGCAGACTCGATGGATAACATAACAATACAAGTGCTACTTAACGTGATGGAACTTAGCATAGATCATGCATTAAAGAGGATGCTATTGCTCACAAAGTCCATGCTCAAGGAGGCTCTTGTTGCTTTGAATGAGGCTAATGCTGAACTTGCTAGGGAGGTTATAGCAGGGGATGATGAGGTTGATAGGTTCAGCTTTTACATAGTTAGGCAGTTGAATATAGCTGTTGAGAATGAGTATCTGTTGGCAGATATGGGTCTATCCAAGTTGAATCATTGCCTAGATTACAGGCTTGTAGTTAAGAGCATTGAGAGGATAGCTGATCATGCTACTAGCATAGCACAGCAGGCCCTTGATAATGGTGAGAGGATTGATGAGGAGACTATGAATAGAATGATGAGTATAAGCAATGAGATACTCAATGTGCTTGATGAGTCATGTTTAGCACTCTTCAAGATGGATGCATATGGGGCAAAGGATGCTATAGCAAAGGCAAAGAGCATAATAGAGAGGGAGAAAGATCTTATGGATGGATTTAGGTATGGCAGTGATAGAGCATTGTACAAAGTTAGGTTCATAGCAGATAATATAAGGAGGATAGCAGAGTATGTTAGCGATATAGGGGAGTTGGTGCTTAACATGACTATAGAGCAGATACTAACTAAGAGGTAG
- a CDS encoding calcium-binding protein, which produces MYSRGLRAGVLLITLLSPLLSTLLPELAYAQELSCPQNLTPTKQGTDGDDVINGTNGDDIIFAGNGNDVVYGNGGNDIICGNGGNDKIYGGDGNDQLYGGYGNDVIHGGLGDDFIQGGPNNDLLYGNDGRDTLLGSDGNDMLNGGNDDDTIRGGNGNDMLHGGDGNDVMYGEEGNDRINGNDGNDQLYGNDGNDRIDGGLHNDTIYAGSGNDFLNGYDGDDKIYGEDGDDRVHAGTGNDYLDGGIGNDYLYANEGDDELHGGDGHDQLYGVTGNDVLYGELGNDWLSGGFGGETDDGIDTLYGGDGRDWLEGGNNDDTLYGGNGNDHLFGNDGNDKLIDDDGADFLVGGNGDDRIEAGIGDDMLFGSDGNDTLVGGMGMDMLFAGNGDDILQGNDGDDWLAGDDGNDKIYGGNGVDHLMGGLGNDILYGNAGNDHLEGGGGDDLADGGEGDDWIFGNDGNDQLYGNDGDDVRIDGGSGMDKVYGGNGNDWLTGGRDDDELHGDDGDDRVEDYFGNDTLYGNAGNDIIVGGIDNDTLYGGDGNDTLDAGNGNDMLQGGHGDDYMSGGDGDDRLDSRDGIADNDFIDGGNGNDACLSDPDTSVLCE; this is translated from the coding sequence ATGTACAGCAGAGGTCTAAGAGCAGGTGTATTGCTGATAACACTCTTATCGCCATTGCTATCCACACTGCTTCCAGAGTTAGCATATGCACAAGAGCTCTCATGCCCTCAGAATCTTACTCCAACTAAGCAGGGTACTGATGGTGATGATGTAATCAATGGGACAAATGGCGATGACATAATATTTGCTGGCAATGGTAATGATGTTGTATATGGTAATGGAGGCAATGACATAATATGTGGTAATGGAGGCAATGATAAGATCTATGGAGGAGATGGTAATGATCAACTCTATGGTGGTTATGGTAATGATGTTATACATGGAGGTTTAGGAGACGATTTTATTCAAGGAGGACCTAACAACGATCTACTCTATGGCAATGATGGTAGAGATACACTGCTTGGTAGTGATGGCAATGATATGCTTAATGGAGGTAATGATGATGATACAATTCGTGGAGGTAATGGCAATGATATGCTTCATGGAGGAGATGGCAATGATGTGATGTATGGGGAGGAAGGGAATGATAGAATTAATGGCAATGATGGCAATGATCAACTCTATGGTAATGATGGTAACGATAGGATAGATGGTGGATTGCATAATGATACAATCTATGCTGGTTCAGGTAATGATTTCCTGAATGGCTATGATGGTGATGATAAGATCTATGGAGAGGATGGGGATGATAGAGTACATGCTGGAACTGGTAATGATTATCTTGATGGAGGAATTGGTAATGACTACCTCTATGCAAATGAAGGTGATGATGAACTACATGGAGGAGATGGTCATGACCAACTCTATGGCGTAACAGGTAATGATGTATTGTATGGAGAATTAGGGAATGACTGGCTTAGTGGTGGATTTGGAGGGGAGACTGATGATGGTATTGATACTCTTTATGGAGGGGATGGAAGGGATTGGCTTGAAGGAGGCAACAATGATGATACACTATATGGTGGTAATGGGAATGACCATCTATTTGGTAATGATGGTAATGATAAACTAATTGATGATGATGGTGCAGACTTTTTAGTTGGAGGCAATGGAGATGATAGAATAGAAGCAGGGATAGGGGATGATATGCTATTTGGTAGTGATGGCAATGATACACTAGTAGGAGGAATGGGTATGGATATGTTGTTTGCTGGTAATGGTGATGATATACTTCAAGGGAATGATGGGGATGATTGGCTAGCTGGTGATGATGGCAATGACAAGATCTATGGAGGCAATGGTGTTGATCATCTGATGGGAGGCTTGGGGAATGATATACTCTATGGTAATGCTGGTAACGACCATCTTGAGGGAGGAGGTGGGGATGATTTGGCAGATGGAGGAGAGGGAGATGATTGGATATTTGGCAATGATGGTAATGATCAACTCTATGGCAATGATGGTGATGATGTAAGAATAGATGGAGGTTCTGGTATGGATAAGGTGTATGGAGGTAATGGCAATGACTGGCTCACAGGAGGTAGAGATGATGATGAGTTGCATGGAGATGATGGTGATGATAGGGTAGAAGATTACTTTGGTAATGATACACTCTATGGCAATGCTGGCAATGATATAATTGTAGGAGGTATAGATAATGATACGCTCTATGGAGGCGATGGGAATGATACACTTGATGCTGGTAATGGCAATGATATGTTGCAAGGAGGGCATGGAGATGATTACATGAGTGGTGGAGATGGGGATGATAGGCTTGATAGCAGAGATGGTATTGCTGATAACGACTTCATAGATGGTGGCAATGGCAATGATGCATGCCTAAGCGATCCAGATACATCAGTCCTATGCGAATGA
- a CDS encoding UbiD family decarboxylase, with translation MLRDYIRLLRDRGELAYISKQVSTVFEIAALTAKFDGREALLFENVRNEKGKGSNGKIYDYKDSGIKVVSNLCGTRRRFAYALGCDEQSIHSTMARAIASPIKPGIDDRMLAYNTADTLDILPIITHFEKDAGPFITSSIVFARDEENDRQNASVHRLLYLDEKHMAVRMVEGRHLHKCYQYAREHGEDLNVSIVIGVHPAVLIAAAYQADYNVDELNIANALLNNRLKVSMCSNGLLVPSHAEIVLEGKILKDVYAEEWMVEMLRTYDHKRRQPVFELQVLRYRDGAIYHDILAGYSEHRLLMGMPVESKIFNMVKSVVPTTRQVVLTDGGCNWLHAVIQIKKRLEGEAKNALIAAFAAHPSLKLAIVVDDDIEPSDPKAVEYALATRFQADRGLMVIRDAKGSSLDPSSDQEHLLTSKLGIDATASLLKDRARFEIARIPMLDEIRIEDYI, from the coding sequence ATGCTACGTGATTACATTAGACTGCTTAGGGATAGAGGAGAGTTAGCATACATATCTAAGCAAGTCTCCACAGTATTTGAGATAGCAGCATTAACTGCAAAGTTCGATGGGAGAGAAGCGTTGCTCTTTGAGAATGTAAGGAATGAGAAGGGTAAGGGTAGTAACGGTAAGATATACGATTACAAAGATTCAGGAATAAAGGTTGTATCAAACCTATGTGGCACAAGGAGAAGGTTTGCATATGCATTGGGATGCGATGAGCAGAGCATACACAGTACTATGGCAAGGGCTATAGCATCACCTATAAAGCCAGGTATTGATGATAGGATGCTTGCATATAATACTGCAGATACACTCGATATACTGCCTATAATAACACACTTTGAGAAGGATGCTGGACCATTCATAACCTCCTCCATAGTATTTGCTAGGGATGAGGAGAATGATAGGCAGAATGCATCTGTACATAGGCTCCTCTATCTAGATGAGAAGCATATGGCAGTTAGGATGGTTGAGGGGAGACATCTACATAAATGCTATCAGTATGCTAGAGAGCATGGTGAAGATCTCAACGTTAGCATTGTAATAGGCGTGCATCCAGCAGTGCTTATAGCAGCAGCATACCAAGCAGATTACAATGTTGATGAACTCAATATAGCAAATGCACTGCTCAACAACAGGCTCAAGGTTAGCATGTGCAGTAATGGTCTGCTTGTACCATCACATGCAGAGATAGTACTTGAAGGGAAGATACTGAAGGACGTATATGCTGAGGAGTGGATGGTTGAGATGTTAAGAACGTATGATCATAAGAGGAGACAGCCAGTATTCGAACTGCAAGTATTAAGGTATAGGGATGGTGCAATATACCATGATATACTTGCTGGTTATTCAGAGCATAGATTGCTCATGGGCATGCCTGTTGAATCAAAGATATTCAACATGGTTAAGAGTGTTGTACCAACAACAAGGCAGGTAGTGCTCACAGATGGAGGGTGCAACTGGCTCCATGCTGTAATTCAGATAAAGAAGAGGCTTGAAGGAGAGGCAAAGAATGCATTGATAGCAGCATTTGCAGCACACCCATCTCTTAAACTTGCTATAGTAGTTGATGATGATATAGAGCCAAGTGATCCAAAGGCTGTTGAGTATGCTTTAGCAACAAGGTTCCAAGCAGATAGAGGCTTGATGGTAATAAGAGATGCAAAGGGCTCAAGTCTAGATCCATCAAGTGATCAGGAGCATCTGCTTACATCAAAGCTTGGTATAGATGCAACTGCATCACTTCTAAAGGATAGAGCAAGGTTTGAGATAGCAAGGATACCTATGCTTGATGAGATTAGGATAGAGGATTACATTTAG
- a CDS encoding Clp1/GlmU family protein yields the protein MKRLSRTLNLDVGSILLLKGRATARCKGRVTILGMDVDGREVRVKQGKVLPIEVHGSATISLCIEGDEGGYSVVDKDSSSRVGTAIWQNVIDVIRDSRPRRVMLVGATDTGKSTLATYISNIAVAEGLSVGIVDSDIGQGDIAPPACMGSCIVREQVLDLRDLDADMYYFIGRITPAGVEDHLIRGVMHLLNHLNADMVIVNTDGYVGDQGLRYKARMAEAINADLIVMLGDVEGSMDIPNTRIVRVETSSNIQKSRDERIARRIEQYKRFLAGGKQVRFRTKSKEFTMLCRRVTFMNYGVVVNDSMIIPNDMLTGMFVALAFMDDVMGFAILERVEGGIVTMVTNYEGEFNKVMLSNIKLSMDMSMEHRLNIII from the coding sequence ATGAAGAGGCTTAGTAGAACATTGAACCTTGATGTAGGTAGTATACTGCTCTTGAAGGGGAGAGCAACTGCTAGATGTAAAGGCAGGGTAACCATACTTGGGATGGATGTTGATGGAAGGGAGGTAAGGGTGAAGCAGGGTAAGGTTCTACCTATAGAGGTTCATGGCTCTGCTACCATATCACTTTGTATAGAAGGGGATGAAGGGGGTTATAGTGTTGTAGATAAAGATAGTAGTAGTAGGGTTGGCACAGCAATATGGCAGAATGTTATAGATGTAATAAGGGATTCTAGGCCTAGGAGGGTGATGCTTGTAGGAGCAACAGATACAGGCAAGTCAACCCTTGCTACATACATATCAAACATAGCAGTAGCAGAAGGGCTGAGCGTTGGTATAGTTGATAGCGATATAGGGCAAGGGGATATAGCACCTCCAGCATGCATGGGCTCATGCATTGTAAGGGAGCAGGTACTTGATCTTAGAGATCTTGATGCTGATATGTACTACTTCATAGGCAGGATAACTCCTGCAGGGGTTGAAGATCATCTCATAAGGGGGGTTATGCATCTACTCAACCACTTGAATGCAGATATGGTTATAGTGAATACAGATGGTTATGTTGGTGATCAAGGCTTAAGGTACAAGGCAAGGATGGCTGAGGCTATAAATGCTGATCTTATAGTGATGCTAGGGGATGTAGAAGGTAGTATGGATATACCAAATACAAGGATTGTTAGAGTAGAAACCTCATCCAACATCCAGAAGAGTAGGGATGAGAGGATTGCTAGAAGGATTGAGCAGTATAAGAGATTCCTTGCAGGAGGTAAGCAGGTTAGATTCAGGACAAAGAGCAAGGAGTTCACCATGCTATGCAGAAGGGTTACGTTCATGAATTATGGTGTTGTTGTTAATGATTCAATGATCATACCAAACGATATGCTTACTGGGATGTTTGTAGCACTAGCATTCATGGACGATGTTATGGGTTTCGCTATACTTGAGAGAGTTGAAGGTGGTATTGTTACTATGGTAACCAACTATGAGGGTGAGTTCAATAAGGTTATGCTTAGCAACATAAAGCTCTCAATGGATATGAGTATGGAGCATAGGCTGAATATTATCATCTAA
- a CDS encoding nascent polypeptide-associated complex protein, translating into MFKSNRQMRRMLDRMGLNMNELSNVQEVIIRTAEKEIIIREPVVAELKAQDSTIYQVIASDVEERAVEKKSFADEDITLVMQQAGVSREVAIKALEDADGDLAKAILSLTSK; encoded by the coding sequence ATGTTCAAGAGCAATAGGCAGATGAGGCGTATGCTTGACAGGATGGGCTTGAATATGAACGAGTTGAGTAATGTGCAGGAGGTTATAATAAGGACAGCAGAGAAGGAGATAATAATAAGGGAGCCAGTAGTAGCAGAGTTGAAGGCACAGGACTCAACAATATATCAGGTTATAGCAAGTGATGTTGAGGAGAGGGCTGTTGAGAAGAAGAGTTTTGCTGATGAGGATATAACACTTGTTATGCAGCAGGCAGGAGTATCAAGGGAGGTAGCAATAAAGGCACTCGAGGATGCAGATGGTGATCTAGCAAAGGCAATACTGAGCCTAACATCAAAGTAA
- a CDS encoding Lrp/AsnC family transcriptional regulator: MPKIDELDMKIMSELVKDASISVPRLSKKINVNASVVYSRIKRLIKLGLIKKYTIIVNEEMLGYNVRAVTGINMDSKMRDNIISGLMKIPEVREIAEVTGRFDILITLTAKTLDEIHHIVSDKIGRLDGVQRTETFIEMKRTIKEPTFSEVVLPLVTK, encoded by the coding sequence ATGCCCAAAATAGATGAATTAGATATGAAGATAATGAGTGAACTAGTCAAGGATGCTAGCATCTCAGTGCCTAGGCTAAGTAAGAAGATAAATGTTAATGCATCCGTAGTCTACAGCAGGATAAAGAGGCTAATCAAGTTAGGGCTGATAAAGAAGTATACCATAATAGTAAATGAGGAGATGCTTGGCTACAACGTCAGGGCAGTTACAGGGATAAACATGGATTCAAAGATGAGGGATAACATAATCTCAGGGCTCATGAAGATACCAGAGGTTAGGGAGATAGCAGAGGTTACAGGTAGGTTCGATATACTTATCACGTTAACAGCAAAGACTCTTGATGAGATCCATCACATAGTATCAGATAAGATAGGCAGGCTTGATGGTGTGCAGAGGACAGAGACGTTCATAGAGATGAAGAGAACTATAAAGGAGCCAACGTTCTCAGAGGTTGTTCTACCACTAGTGACAAAGTAA